The DNA sequence GCTCAGGATTATACCCCTTACGTTTCTAATAGTTTGGTGACTCAGTTCGCTGTAGGGGTTTGATGAAAGGGAGGAATGGACATCTATTAATGTGTCCAGCAACAGTTGTCAGAGTCTCCTCCACTTTTTTGCGTCAGCATTGTGGCTTCACTTTAATCAGTCGTCCATGCCAGAGTCTGATTTACATTGTATTTCAGTGGACAGTGTTGCTGTAGGATTGGTGCCCATACACAGTATATACAAATTCAAAAGCTATATTTGTCTCCACTATGTGACAGTGTAAACAAATCTCTGTCCTCTGCGTTTCAGAACTGGAGTCTGGAGCTGAGAGAGCACATCACATCCAGCAGATTGTTGTGACTCTTCCTCGgaccatcatcatcgtcatgaGATACCTGTTTGCTTTTCTCAATCAGTGAGTTTTTGCTGACTctcattcgttttttttatttaaacttcaTTTCACACGacataaagacaaaatacataaatgacgTGGAAATATGCGTGGGGTGGGGTAGAAACAAGTGATggataatataaaaaaacactccacaaaaatatacaaagatAAGATACATATATCATACAAAATGACCAATACAGTTTATAAATTAGTGTAAGAGCCATTcgaaacacatttatttgaatgttttgattgcaaacaaatacagagaTTGAAGAATATATGTCATATTTACAGTAGGAGTTTTGATGGAGCTCATTTTCATTCTAAATCAAAAGTTGAAAGAGCAGAGCATTTCTAAGTCTCTTTTTGCACATGGACAATGACACAGAGGAATCCATTAAACATTTATCTTCATTCCACAAGGTATTCCACATCATATTTTATGGAAAACTGACCACAGGATGTTTCATACAAAGGAAGATGAGTTCTCAGCCTTGTCCAGTTAGATAATTACATCCTGCAGCTCTTGACATGCAAACAACAGTCTACAAACATGAGTTTGTAGGTTAGCATAGTCACCAGAGATGATACTCTATGTACAGTTATTATATTGGGGGAAAAAGTATCTTAAATATATTGAATTCAGACAGAATAGCTACATTcaggtggaaagaaaaaaatccaaatatatacatatatattaaaaaaaaaatcaacaacaaccaattttttattgctttatccATCTACAATGTATTGGGAGATATTTCGAGTCTTAGAAACATGCCACAGTGTAGAAGCGTACCTGTCCTCTGATAGTAGATGTTATTAATGCTCATTTTACCGGGTTCGCCTGCAGAACAAAGAGTTTGATTtcactctctgctctcctcccccccctgcATTGTTCTGGCTGTTCCAGCAGTGGCTTGACTGTTCAGCCTCAGCTTGTGATAAAAGGCATAGACATATCTGTGCTACATAGCAGTTCGTTTTCATACATTATGGAATTGATACAAAAAACGTTTTTAGTGCAGCCAATACAGGATTGTAGCCTTACTTTTCccaaactgattttaaaaaatgtctttaaatacaCATGATACACAGGATAAATGGCCCCATGTCGTCCTTTACCCAGTCTCTCCCAGTACAGCGACGAGAACATGATGGATCCATACAACTTGGCTATTTGCTTCGGTCCCACCCTGATGCCCATCCCAGATGGCCAGGATCCTGTCGTGTGCCAGGCTCATGTAAACGAGGTCATCAAGACCATCATCATCCACAATGAGGTCATCTTCCCCAGTCCACGTGAGCTGGATGGTCCAGTGTATGAGAAGTGCATGACTGGGGGAGAGGAGTACTGGTGAGTAAACTGCATTTCTATCAACTCTGACTTGTATTGAGTTTAAGGCCGAACTGTGACCTATCAGTTAATCACctgcgtaaaaaaaaatatttctcctgATATTTGTCCTGCTCCAATGTCTATATCAGTCACTTTTCACTTCCTACGTTCCCCTGCAGTGACAGCCCTCACAGCGAACCGGGAACTATTGACGAGGCTGATAACGGAACTGAACCACACACCAGTGACGAAGGTCTGTGCATCATACTAGACATTTTTTATCCAATTTTTGTAGAGGAGCTGTTTATGGCTTCAcaggcattttttaaatgaattactACATATAATTTTAGTAGCCAAGGGAACGTTGGGCGTTTCCTGTGTGCTCTATAAGATCAGAGCCAGAGTAGAAGTTACCACTGTGTGAATACAACTACACTCGTTATAAGTTTAGCAATGGAGTTTGCACACAAAAATATCACAGAAGACCGAGTTATAAAGCTGCAAATTCTATAATCCAGAGatgtttttggaaaataagtttttttcccaaatcCTACTGCCTAGTTGTTTGATCATTTAAAGATAAGCACAATTAGCTCTTAATGGATTTAACATGAAAATACGTATGATGTGATTGCAGACGtcgaaaaaaacagtttgaccttttttattAAGTGCTTTTGACGGAGAGGCGAGCGAGGTTTGTGCCGCAACAGCTTTTGATCACAAAGGCTGAGTCGAGTAAACAGTGTTGGCATGCACTGCACTCTTtgatccatctctctctctccccacctccctcctctcctgttcTCCCTTTGTTCAGCGTTAGTCAGCAGTTCTCCTGGGACTTTTCGCCTTTGTGCACTGTTTCCCAATTTCTTCCCTGAGCTTTGAATAGATAAGTGGGCCTGGCACAAAAGCTAAAAACACGGATAATACATAGAATAATATCACCTGTGCCGCCAGTGAAGAGTGAACCGACAGGAGTTTGGAGTATGTTGGGTCGGACTGAGGTAAACCCATCTCACAGCTTCATCTGTGCTGTTGGctgtgtctgtgatgagtgCTGACCCTCTTTTCTTGCCCTCGCTTGGAAAAGAGAATAAAGGCTGATTGCCTGCTGCAGGTTCTGCTCTTTCTGGCCTCACTGCCGAGAATAATGGCACATTAGATACTCTGGTGTTGCACTGtagtttctgttttcagttcATTCCTTGTCCTAGATTTCAGTTGTCAtggaagagaacaaaaaaaaatgatgttgtcgAATTAGGAACGAATCAGCCAGACGGTGACATTTGCTTTTGTCATTACTGGTTCCGCAATTTAAATACACTGCTCAATCACTATTTAAGCAAATATCAAAAAAGCTAAATTGGTGATTTCAAGTACACACATGTCTGTCTTGTTTCAGCTTTGTAACTTAGGGATTGACAAAGATGTTATGTTGGACCTTTTATCGCTTCatattattgtgtgttttatcaCCATATACACGTGTTAATGACCTTCAATAAGCCATGTTGTAGTTTATTTAGCAAATTGTTAAACTTTCTgcggatgttttcttttttttgtctgtttatgtcaTTTAGAGGTGGAACAGATTGAAGCTATCGCCAAGTTCGACTACGGGGGACGCAGTCCCAGGGAGCTGTCCTTCAAGAAGGGTGCCTCCCTTCTTCTGTATCACAGAGCGTCTGAAGACTGGTGGGAGGGCCGCCATAATGGTGTCGACGGTCTCATCCCACATCAGTACATTGTAGTACAAGACCTGTGAGTAACAGCAGAACATATTTTACAGGTGCTATTGTTGGTAATCCCCTTTGTCATCCTAATCTCAGTTGAGATGTTAGTTATTAACTTGAGAGACATAACTTTCACAGTAACCTAATAAGCCTCAATATTGCATCACagaatttaatgaaaaaacttTGTAGGGGTACACGTACTTCACATGCATATGTTCACCGGCCATGTCTCTTCCCTTTCAGTGATGATGCTTTCTCAGATAACCTCAGCCAGAAAGCAGATAGTGAAGCGAGCAGTGGACCACTGCTGGATGATAAGGGCTCATCTAAAAATGACGTCCCATCACCATGTGAACAATCACCTGATTACAACTTTGGGGGAGTCATGGGAAGGTAGatgctgttttgtgtgtgtgttttttaaaggtttgtaCTATAGAGGACGTTTTCTGGTTGATAATAAAATTACCTCTTTACACAGGGTGAGGCTACGGTCCGACGGAGCTGCAGTCCCACGTCACCGGAGCGGTACGGATACCCACAGTCCAACTAGAGGGACTGACACTCCGCCACGAGCTGCAGCCTGTCCCAGCAGCCCCCACAAGGTGTCGATAAGCAAGGGCCGTATAGAGAGTCCAGAAAAGAGGCGCCTCGGTACCTTTGGCAGTGCAGGAAGCATCAACTACCTGGACAGGAAGGCTTATCCTGAGGGCCACCCGCTGAGACCGTTGCCAGGGGCCACTCGCCACAGCAGCCTCGGGGACCACAAGTCACTGGAGGCTGAGGCTTTAGCTGAGGTGAGAGTTTGTCATCATCCAATGGccttttcaatattttcactCATGGCCTTTCGTAACCGGACGTCCGCCGCACTGTGTTCTGCTTTACTTCATACCATGAAGATGCACAGAAAGCTGTCTGTCATCCAGCTGTCTGACCTTCCACACGTCATTGAACTGTAACTCTggataaaaatctgaaatgattcTTGAAAGTTAGGACAGTAAAAAGTAACAAGCCCTGCTTTTATGTCAGGGATGTTTTATGGTTGAGGCAAAACAGATGGGAGAAGAATGGTGACATGAAGGGCAATAATTTGTCGCTTTtgggaattatttttttatatatatttctctttgtGGACTGAGTGTTCTCAGTGCCAGGCATAATATAACATTTCAGATTAATTATAGCATATAAGGAAATAGAGTAGGTTTCTGTAGAACAGAGCTGGGCCCCCTGCTGTAGCTGTCAGTCTGAGAACAGCAGCTGGGACCTGCAGTAAATGTCAGGGCCGGACTGCAGCTGAGCGATAGACGCACCTCAAGGACACGGAGGCCTGGAGCCAAATAACAGCCCCTCATCGGTTATTGACTGTCAGCATTAGTTAAGAATCACATAAAATGTCCaggttgttttttaactttagtTGTatcgtttttttaaatgctgtattTCTCATTATGTGACATAGTGTGCTGGCCTGCCTGTTGTTATTGCTCTATTCTCCTGATCTGCACATTGAATGCACATATTTTTACATACttcttctcattttattttttttaccttcttctgattcatattttaggaccgtatatatttatattcttggTTGGAGCAACTGTAATAAACCTAATTTCCTTGGTGGATCAATGGAGTATTTCTGATTCCGATTCTTATCTACTACCCTCTGCTAGGACATAGAGAAGACTATGACTACAGCGCTCCATGAGCTACGTGAGCTGGAGCGACAGAATACGGTCAAGCAGGCCCCCGATGTCGTCTTGGACACTCTGGAGCCCATGAAGAACCCGGTTAGCTCTGAGCCCGGCAGTCCGCTGCATACCATTATGATCCGTGACCCAGACGCAGCCAtgcgccgcagcagcagctccacctctGAGATGATGACCACCTTCAAGCCCGCTCTCTCCGCCCGCCTGGCCGGGGCGCAGCTGCGCCCGCCGCCCATGAGACCCGCGCGGCCTCCTCCGACACAGCACCGCTCGAGCAGCTCCAGCTCTTCAGGAGTCGGCAGCCCAGCTGTAACTCCCACTGAGAAAATGTTTCCGAGTAACAATTCGGCTGCTGGTTCCAATATGAATACATCCAGTGACGCGGGGGATAAGTCTGGCACCATGTAGCGAAGGTGGAAACTGGTGGGATAGTTGTAAAGCTTATGGAAATAAGTGCTGATATGTGAAAAGCAGATATAgatattttcctctctgttttccgCCTGACTCAATACATATATTCAGGAACTAAAAAGCACCTCCAAGATGTTACCATGGTGATAAATGAGTGGGGGAGGCTTTAGATGTGTGATGGCGTAAAGCTGGACTCTCTTTGATACTTGATTTAACAACAGTAAATATCTATAAGAATACATGTGTTTAAGTTTTACCTCAATTCCAACAAAAGTCTGTGGCCATGTTCTCATGTCAGAGATACATTGAATGCAAGTGAAGTAATACTTGTGTAAAATTTGGTATTAGTTTCTACCCAGCACTCACTGTCCAGCTGATGTTTCAGTCGCCTCTTTTGATGTTTATGAAACACCTCATCTGGACTGGTGTCGAACATTCAGGCTAAAATACCATGTTATTCATCACTGAGGTCTTCGGTCTCATGTCTGTACATACAAACTTACTTGAATTTGTCTTATGCTCTGTTTGTACTATACTTCAGTAGATGTTCTGCAAAGTATTAACATAGTGACATTATACAGTATACGTCTGCATGCAGGGTTTGGAGAAAACAAGGAAAACTTCAGTGAATTAAAGACTTGCATTATTGACAGAAGAATAACCTTATGTGGTCACTGTGAGCATAAAGTATTACTTTGAAACTAaattttcaattttgaaaaaatatcagATGCTCAAATACATGACAAAGTAATACATCGCGACGTTAGAgtgttattttcttctttttaaaaaaaaaaatatgccaaGTGTCTGGCTGTTGGTACTCTATATGTTGTACCTGAAGTCGTCCTTTCCACTGCTTAAGATAAAAGTACCCTGGCTTCTCTGACATTACTAATCAGAAACTGAACAAAGTAAATCCTACTCCACCGTCAGACCTGACATTgctgggttgttgttgttgttgttgttgttttttcttattctacTGTTTGTCCTGTAAATGAAATGCAGATAACTAATGCATCAACCTATGTAGGAATTCCTGTGGTAAACTTGTACATAATATAAAGctagtaattttttttaaagtgctaaTCTGTACAGgctaatacaaaaaaagataataggTTGATATGAATGGCACTTGTAAAGAACATAAACTATGTAACTGTCATCTCCAGTAAACTACAAACATATTCCTTCAAATCATTTACCTTGTACTGTGCTTAGAATGCATTTGGTAACTGTACTGTAGAAAACGGATTGCTGTTGAAGAGACCACAAAGGGCGAACAGATGTTTTCTCCATCATCTTTTTGACACACTTTCCGCGCAGTACATAAAATTGAAACTTCTCCCTGTTGAAGATTGATTTGAGTTTTATAATTGCATAAGAAACATTGAGAAATAACCTCACACTGTTCCTCTTAGAATTTAAGAGACAGTGATCAAACTTGGGGGATGTGAGAGTAGATGTTGTGACATACTGATATCAAagctgtttccttcttttcctgccTTTCCCTTATCTTTGCTGATAGATAAAATCAGGCTCTGACTGAACTCTAGTTCTCGTTTCGTTGGAGGAAAACGAAATAAGAACATTTCAGTGGTTCTATGTTCTGTACCTCTTGTCAATCTGACAGCTCTTGTCCAGAGACCTTGTCATCTGCATCCCAAACAGCCTGCTCTTTTCTGCATGTCCTGCGCTGTAATGTTTGACTCATATTATGCAGCAGTGAAGCTATGGCTGTGTGTGGTGCCTTGCCTTGGTAAAATGCACAAATAATTCCAGTagtggaatttattttttaggaAACAGGCCTTAACAATTCTTGAGGCTGGGAATGATGAATTAAGCCGCTTGTAGCAGTTGCTGAAATAGAAGTGAAAGAGAACTAACAGTGCTTGATTGAGCAGCAGGAAAGTAAAATATTAGCATGTGAACCAAGCACTGATTCCACGGTGAACTTTGCAGTGATTCAATACAGGCTGTAGTGTTTCTGAGGTACATGctgtaaattgaatatatttgctTCATATTATGATtcatatttgctttttattattatgttgtcaTGGGCAGAGATATTCAGGGTGGGAGGAAACTTAAGAACAGAGAGCTACTTCAGTCAGAAAAAAGGCAATACAGCATTAAAAGCATACAGCGCAATTACGCCATCTGTTGGTTCCTGCTGGTATTGCTTCTTTCGATGACCCAGTGGACTCTACCTTTTCTGTCCTGGTTACAGTTTTGCACCTCTTGGAAGTATCTGAATATAAAAGCATATGTTTATTGAACTATGAAGGAAGCACacaatttaatgaatgaaattaacATCATATATTTAACAagactgggttttttttatttatagaggaCGAGAAAGCGGAGTAGAAAATTGGAGTGCCTTTTGTGCACAACATAAGTTTTTATTGGacttttatatttacttttttttcaaactgtaatATGTTGTCTATAATTTGTCATGTTGATTATGAAccgatgtttgtttttttaaaatctttaccTTGTATTGCTACTAACTCGTCAGACCACCACAAGGAGTACATTGTGTATAGATATGCTTCTCATGAACTTTACCCGACGTTTGGGTGAACCTATAAAGACTACTGTACACTCAATCTACTGATAATGCTCAGTAGAATCATCTCAGaatatttctttcatctttttgtttttctcctgtgaACTGCCTGTGCTGTGGTTGAGCCGTGACTCTTATCATtaatctcctttcctttcaaagaaaaatcatcGCAGTATATATTGATATGGAACCTCGGCGTGTAGAGGCCACAAGGCACTCGATGCGCTCTCGCTTTCCCTACATGTGATGTTACAcggacctttttcttttcttggaatGTATGCTGTACTGGGTAACACTGTTTGtctgctgaaatgaaaagatgttAGGgttgatataaaaaataaaaaagaagagagagcagaCTGTCATGTTGTGATCAGACAGAGTGAGTGACTGTCACACTGTTTACCTTCTCTTTACCTGTTTGTCTAGTGATTGAGTTTGTTGATGAGTGTCTGGTTGGTTGAAACCCTGTGATGTAATGTACACCATACCACTGACTGGATGTCAAACACCCCTGCgtccaaataaaaacattattgcTCTGTCATCTGtatattcagtatttttgttgggggggggggctcatgtTACTTTACACAAAAAACCTTTGgtcatttttataaaatatggCACACTGTCACAGATTTGTTACTACCCAATGgtaaaaaatgtacacattggCCATTTGTTTGCGTAACAAGTTTACTTTTGAGTAATGGTGATACTTGTGTTCTTTTACCTAAGTACGTTTTTGAATGTTCGATGTTTTCACACAGCTGCATTGCTCTTTAAAAGTTCCAAATACATTAAAAGCagggagggattttttttttcagagggagagagattatTAAACTCTTTTAATACAATTTTAGTTTGTCAATAAGCAATTTGAGTCAAATTTGTTTGCGTCACAactttcaacaacaaggcagtTAAAAGTAATTTGCATTGTAAGGCATCaagaaaagatttaaaaagaaacccAAGGTAATATCAAAGTCCATGACCACTTTAAAGAGGactaaaatcaaacaaatgataTAAACAGACTACagctaaaaaaagagagagatttggATGAATGGATGTTCAGCACAGCTTCGGTGCAGTACAAGATATGAATGACTACTACCAATGGGCTTTGATaccaatgtttgattttcaaggaCGAGATACAATCATGAAGGAAAATGAACATTCAATATTGGGCATCAATGGGACGGAGTCTGCAGTTCATCCTGTGGCCACATGATGGCGAaactgcagcagaggaaggaTTCGATGAGCAtgaacttttcattttgaatgtgtCATCAGCTCTGGCAGAGTTTTGCATAAATTAGAAGATTACATCTCTATTTGAAATTGGCTTTTCTAGTTCAATGGTCAGAGAGTGGTACACCAGCAGCTCACACTGACATAAGCAGAAAACAATATTCAATTTGTTCCGTCTGAGAAACTTAAGTTCAACAAGAACATGCAAAAACAAGCGACTGTGTTCCCTCTTTTCATTAGTCAGGAGAGTATATACCGCTGACTAACAAGTAAAGATCTGCTGAAAGTCTAATGTTCAAGTGTTGTGTGCTCATGGTCTGGAAAACCCCCTGATTATCtggcaactttaaaaaaaaatattgtgtttttgtgtaggTAACAGTTTACTCTATTCTAAGAAATAATTCCATCTCTGTTGTAATAATGGGACTCTCTCTTACAATTCTCTTCAATTGATTTCGAGATTTAGTCTAAACACTTATCCCCGGAGGATTAGTGCCTTGCTCGAGGATACTTTGGTAAGATGCAAAGATCTGGAGGGACTGAAACAGGGGGCTATCCAGCTGAGAGGGAGCCCAGACCAGATCAAGATGTTGCCGCAAGGAAAGACACAGACAGCTTTTCTATTAAAGCGTGACGTGAAAgactttttcatatttcatattttgcctGTCAGACAGAGATCAGAGCGCTGCAGCGTTCCATAAGATCCTCAATACTTTACGCTGTAGGGAATCAATAATTTcacttttctgcattttcattaaaatttcTGACCTGACTCTGGATATTGATTAAACAAGTCTCAATGTGTTTGAAAGGGACCCTGAACAATCATCACGTTCAAAGTTATAGCAAATGGCAACACCTGTGAATTCAGTGACATCTACAGCTATGTACTTTTACTAATACTTTTAGGCTCTTCATTGCCTCTCTCCATCTTATGCATGTGACCTGTAAGTAACTCTCTGGCCCCGAGGGTCGGGAATGATTTGCCTGAGAAAATCAGGTCAGTTAACTCAATGGTTTCTTTTTAAGTCCCTTCTTAAGACATACTTTTATCTTTGAGtcttcactgatttttttttactttaataatcttattagagtttcaattttctttcaaatgtctttttacttttaattctgatgattttatgtcttaattcttttttgaattgctgccatgtgaagcactttttattcagaattttgaaaagtgctctaatatatatactgtatacatttgGGTTTAATtcataatatttacatttaaataaataaataaatatttatttaaaaggtataaattattaatttaaaccCAAGGACAAATAATAAGCCAGCCTGGATATTTCCAATGTTCTTGCACACCCTCACACAAATTAGCCCAAAAAGGGAACAGAAAGCCATACGCACACAAGATCAATACACATAACTCCATGTTTATATTTATGGTGTTTTTCGGTTGCCTGCCTAATGTGACTTTACTCTTAGGATGTAACTTTTAAGTGGAGTTTGCGATGGAGACAGGTGCCAATGCTGAGGCCCAGCGCCGGGAGCAGAGCTGACCCCGCAGTACCAATCACTCTTTGAGAACATATGTGTTCATTCTATGCAGGTGAAAGCAAATGAACCAAATACTGCAATTAGTTACAGTTAACGTGCCCCTTATGGCAATATGTGGGTTAGGCGATTTCATTTGTTATTAATGTACCTTTTATCAAATGTCTTATTGATTACTTAATTGATTTGCTGTAGTAAATATAGACCATTAAGTTGATCTCAGCCCAGTCATCTATCGACGTAATAATCCAATACAGCTAAATTATAGGCAGTAGTTTATCGTTTTAACATGAATGTCTTCATGGCCACATGGGGTCGGCCACATGGCTGGTTTCGAACACATAAATCTTGTGAAAGTGTTCGTTTTTTGAAATTCTAAAAACAAAGTTATTTAGTTGAAAGAAGACAAGCTGCATGTCGTTTCTGAAGCCTCTGAAGTCCCGGAGCTCTCCCCACGGAGTAATGGCAGTCCGAAAATTCACTCTTCTTTTATGTCTTTTcctatcactctccttcttccccggcttctgttcctctgtcaacaggattctttttctgtcttgcGAGGTTGAGTTGCTTTTGTCAATTTGATTGTTTCACCATCTGTCATTTCCATCACTTGGGATAGATACCGGGCGGGAGAAGGCTATTCTCTTCCTAgttttggttacgcaatggGTGAGGCAGTGCCTTTGTCTGCCGTAAATcaagttgtcatttttctgcaaaaacttcgtcccggtggccaagagaataacatggtaaATGTATGGCCAATATAAGGGCGGATGGTGTCATTTTCCAATCACCactacactgtgcaatcagttttgaCATCATAACGACAGGAGTAAGCCAAAAGGTTGTCTACTTCCGCTTTGAGCACTGATTGATTTAATTAATATGATGAGCGCGGTTGCTGGTGATGGAGTAAATATTCTGTCAAGTCTAATCAACAGTCCATGATTAACAGCAAATTATAGCAGATTATTCCTACAaattttcaattaaattaaatgcgCCTTCAACTACAAAGGACGTCAACCAGCTTAATAATTGAATGGACCTCTGGGTGGAATGTACATGTGACCTGTATTTCTGATGAGAATATCAGCCTCTGTCCATTGCTGACACCTTGTTACAGGTGAGGGCCTCAGGTGCGATTCTTTTTAACTGCAGATTTTGACATCACATTACAATGAGCCAGAAATTACAACGAGACACCAAACAGTTTACTTGTGTAAACATTTAGGTTATTAACACTAAAATGCATAGAGAAGCCTGAGAGGATTGGccaaaaataattgaattgttttatcGCTGAGACTGAGGGTTTGCAATGGAAATGCCTGAGGGGATTACTGCTGTCTTTCTAATGCTGCTAAAAGAAACCTGTTTAAGCCATTGTTTAACAGCAGACACAACTCTTGTTTCTGTCTACTAGCTTTAATTTCCCACAGCTCCAGGCATCGTTGAGATCCCCCACCAGCCCAGGCCTGTGCACTGGCTAACACAGGGCGGAATGACTCACTTGCTATATAAAGGACCCATCAAGGAGCGATTAGAGAGACAAAAGAGTGTGAACCTGAGCTCGTGGGCTTAATGTTAAGTGTTGCAATGTTATATCAGGATTTATGTACACATGCCACTATTTTGCATTAACAAAAATGGGCCAGGCAGCATTATAGTCATAAGAGAGTTGATGAATATGCCACAGTGATCTATGACATGATTGTCGCAAATTGCTTTGGACGAACATTTGAGTGAACAATTCAGATTTTCTCAGCAGCATACTCTCATCATCTGAAACACATTTCAAGCCAATACAAAGCTGCATACAATCACGAATCTGAAACCCCAGTCATAGTTTCCTTAATGCATTTCTTATGAGCGATGTTCGTTTTATTCCACTCCGAAATTCAACACATGCTGTGTCCAACTGAAGAAATCTTGAAAAAGAGTTCATCTGCCTCCCTTATGTGACATATTACTCTGCAGATGCTTCTCTGGCTCAGGACTCTGCATCACGTCTCAGAAGGGGTTTGTTGACGACTTTCTTCAACCTGAAATCATGAACTATTGCCTCTTAAAAGTTTAGCAATACTCCAGAACTTTTCCCCCAATGAAACAGCTCCAAAATGATAAAGGAGGAAGATAAAATGCAAC is a window from the Scophthalmus maximus strain ysfricsl-2021 chromosome 6, ASM2237912v1, whole genome shotgun sequence genome containing:
- the srgap3 gene encoding SLIT-ROBO Rho GTPase-activating protein 3 isoform X3, with product MHEELVKVTNELYTVMKTYHMYHTESISAESKLKDAEKQEEKQFSKSGDLNVNLLRHEDRQPRRSSVRKIEKMKEKRQAKYSENKLKCTKARNDYLLNLAATNAVVAKYYIHDVSDMIDCCDLGYHASLARTFRTYLSAEYNLETSRHEGLDIIENAVDNLDSRSDKHKIMDMHNQVFCPPMRFEYLPHMGDEVCQVSAQQPVQTELLMRYHQLQSRLATLRIENEEVRKTLDATMQTLQDMLTVEDFDVSDAFQHSRSTESIKSVASESYMSKLNVAKRRANQQETEMFYFSKFKEYLNGSNLIIKLQAKHDLLKQTLGEGERAECGTTRPPTLPPKPQKMRKPRPRSVYNHKLFNGNMETFIKDSGQPIPLVVESCIRHINLYGLQQQGIFRVPGSQVEVNDIKNSFERGEDPLIDDQNEHDINSVAGVLKLYFRGLENPIFPKERFLDFISTIKLESGAERAHHIQQIVVTLPRTIIIVMRYLFAFLNHLSQYSDENMMDPYNLAICFGPTLMPIPDGQDPVVCQAHVNEVIKTIIIHNEVIFPSPRELDGPVYEKCMTGGEEYCDSPHSEPGTIDEADNGTEPHTSDEEVEQIEAIAKFDYGGRSPRELSFKKGASLLLYHRASEDWWEGRHNGVDGLIPHQYIVVQDLDDAFSDNLSQKADSEASSGPLLDDKGSSKNDVPSPCEQSPDYNFGGVMGRVRLRSDGAAVPRHRSGTDTHSPTRGTDTPPRAAACPSSPHKVSISKGRIESPEKRRLGTFGSAGSINYLDRKAYPEGHPLRPLPGATRHSSLGDHKSLEAEALAEDIEKTMTTALHELRELERQNTVKQAPDVVLDTLEPMKNPVSSEPGSPLHTIMIRDPDAAMRRSSSSTSEMMTTFKPALSARLAGAQLRPPPMRPARPPPTQHRSSSSSSSGVGSPAVTPTEKMFPSNNSAAGSNMNTSSDAGDKSGTM